A window from Dunckerocampus dactyliophorus isolate RoL2022-P2 chromosome 15, RoL_Ddac_1.1, whole genome shotgun sequence encodes these proteins:
- the LOC129168166 gene encoding N-acetylglucosamine-1-phosphotransferase subunits alpha/beta-like isoform X4: MLVLDPALPAGITVHELPLLWPSLSNAKALLQLNKPLQPSNAVSVIIFHSQADADKISTGTLNEDKKFFISNCYLTTEKEAPGVIPMKTLAFMSGFPGSFKVSEELRAKLPTAIMDKITAFELYPEANIALLYLKSPQDFTNLLQEAKNNLTVDGKELAISPVYLFWNMSAIMKFSQMPSVPIKEGPRDILTTNRFEDNGALCHSLRSVEKYAPWVRHIFIVTNGQIPFWLNMENPRISVVTHQEIFLNHDHLPTFSSPAIESNLHRIPGISQKFIYLNDDVMFGKDVWVDDFYTPSNGQKVYLTWPFSHCSKGCPGTLIENGKCNQECNNIACDWDGGDCKARKHRSVRSAGNGEGITTIGGELPQDSTAQAASQKQTPEQTFFILNEDKRRSEVEVSSAAASLVRGKVQEFVPSVEGFLFWEKTKYLQEEDERLQRVLMYETNGAAIGRKLQNSFTESLRYVDRLYNRKFGIMSRKAISHTPHMIDKFVMQELQDMFPKEFEKTSSHHLRHSDDMQFAFSYFYFLMSVKQQANISEVFDTADKDQSGVLSDSEIEALAMRIHKKPLKPTDLKSLDNELITCSKTLPNKVTQNHRVKHSQEVYIDQNMPQITKDLLLNCKTVTGRIRQAFTDKKKYKYQIMGEQEIHFRLITNNMVSALRHFKEVRAQPKKFICMNDDIDHSKSNAKEVKIKLAEFYEAMFPQPSQFELPKDKTNRFLHMDELQKWQAYQDKLRFYRYCAIGLLIIFMLKFISKR, from the exons ATGCTGGTGCTTGATCCTGCCCTGCCAGCCGGTATCACCGTTCATGAGCTGCCCTTGCTGTGGCCCTCCCTTTCAAATGCAAAGGCGCTGCTGCAACTCAACAAACCACTCCAGCCCTCCAACGCTGTCTCGGTGATCATCTTCCATTCACAGGCTGACG CTGATAAGATTTCGACAGGTACGCTCAATGAAGACAAGAAATTCTTCATCTCCAACTGTTACCTG aCCACAGAGAAAGAGGCTCCGGGTGTAATACCAATGAAGACCCTGGCCTTTATGAGTGGATTCCCGGGGTCCTTCAAGGTGTCAGAAGAGCTGCGAGCCAAATTGCCCACGGCCATCATGGACAAGATCACTGCG TTTGAGTTGTACCCCGAAGCCAACATCGCTCTGCTGTACCTCAAAAGTCCACAGGATTTTACTAATCTCCTCCAGGAGGCTAAAAATAATCTGACAGTGGATGGGAAGGAGTTGGCCATCAGCCCTGTGTACTTGTTCTGGAACATGAGTGCCATCATGAAG TTTTCACAGATGCCATCTGTCCCAATAAAAGAAGGGCCAAGAGATATTCTCACAACCAATCGCTTTGAAGACAATGGTGCACTCTGCCATTCACTGCGCTCCGTGGAGAAATACGCCCCGTGGGTGCGACATATTTTCATCGTCACAAATGGGCAGATTCCTTTCTGGCTGAACATGGAGAATCCCCGAATTTCAGTTGTCACACATCAG GAAATCTTCTTGAACCACGACCACCTCCCCACCTTCAGCTCCCCTGCTATAGAGAGCAACCTCCACCGCATCCCAGGAATCTCTCAGAAGTTCATTTACCTCAACGATGACGTGATGTTTGGCAAAGACGTCTGGGTAGACGACTTCTACACCCCATCGAATGGGCAGAAA GTCTACCTTACCTGGCCTTTCTCCCATTGTTCCAAGGGCTGCCCAGGAACCTTAATAGAGAATGGGAAGTGTAATCAAGAATGCAACAACATTGCCTGTGACTGGGACGGAGGAGACTGCAAGG CAAGGAAACACAGGTCTGTACGCAGTGCTGGCAATGGGGAGGGCATTACAACGATTGGTGGTGAGCTTCCTCAAGATAGCACGGCCCAGGCAGCCTCCCAAAAACAAACACCAGAACAAACGTTTTTTATCTTGAATGAGGACAAGAGACGTTCTGAAGTGGAAGTGTCCAGTGCTGCTGCATCTCTAGTGAGGGGGAAGGTCCAGGAGTTTGTCCCTTCTGTTGAAGGCTTTCTGTTCTGGGAGAAGACCAAGTACCTCCAGGAG GAAGATGAACGTCTACAGAGAGTGCTAATGTATGAGACCAATGGTGCAGCCATTGGCCGAAAGCTGCAGAACAGTTTTACGGAATCGCTACGATATGTTGACAGGCTGTACAACCGCAAGTTTGGCATCATGTCCCGAAAAGCTATCTCACATACGCCCCACATGATTGACAAGTTTGTCATGCAGGAGCTGCAGGACAT GTTCCCAAAAGAATTTGAGAAGACCTCCAGCCACCATTTGCGCCACTCAGATGACATGCAGTTTGCCTTTTCCTACTTTTACTTCCTGATGAGCGTCAAGCAGCAGGCTAACATTTCAGAGGTGTTTGACACAGCGGACAAAGACCAGTCTGGTGTTCTGTCGGATAGTGAGATTGAAGCCCTCGCCATGAGAATCCACAAAAAACCGCTCAAGCCTACG GACTTGAAAAGTTTGGATAATGAATTGATCACCTGCTCTAAAACGCTTCCAAATAAAGTCACGCAGAACCACCGAGTGAAACACAGTCAAGAGGTCTACATTGACCAAAACATG CCTCAGATCACAAAAGATCTCCTCCTGAACTGCAAGACTGTCACAGGTCGCATTCGTCAAGCCTTCACAGACAAGAAGAAGTACAA ATATCAGATAATGGGGGAGCAGGAGATACATTTCAGGTTAATTACCAACAACATGGTGAGCGCTCTTCGTCACTTTAAAGAGGTTCGGGCCCAACCAAA AAAGTTCATCTGCATGAATGATGACATTGATCACAGCAAAAGCAATGCCAAGGAAGTGAAAATTAAGCTGGCAGAATTCTACGAAGCCATGTTCCCACAGCCATCCCAGTTTGAACTGCCCAAAGACAAGACCAACAGGTTCCTGCACATGGATGAGCTCCAGAAATG GCAAGCTTACCAGGACAAGCTGAGGTTCTACAGATACTGTGCAATTGGGCTCCTCATCATCTTCATGCTCAAGTTCATCTCAAAAAG ATGA
- the LOC129168166 gene encoding N-acetylglucosamine-1-phosphotransferase subunits alpha/beta-like isoform X3, with protein sequence MRVINVLMLQRQTCTSLSLRYRFLVNCGALILFMVFVHQIGEKVETWSRNQSRHFHEVFEPHSHIQNCTSFHSRECTPMPIDLVYTWVNGTDATLLSNLAVAKEKLAEEYRALREKPKCPLSQCISAPMLVLDPALPAGITVHELPLLWPSLSNAKALLQLNKPLQPSNAVSVIIFHSQADADKISTGTLNEDKKFFISNCYLTTEKEAPGVIPMKTLAFMSGFPGSFKVSEELRAKLPTAIMDKITAFELYPEANIALLYLKSPQDFTNLLQEAKNNLTVDGKELAISPVYLFWNMSAIMKFSQMPSVPIKEGPRDILTTNRFEDNGALCHSLRSVEKYAPWVRHIFIVTNGQIPFWLNMENPRISVVTHQEIFLNHDHLPTFSSPAIESNLHRIPGISQKFIYLNDDVMFGKDVWVDDFYTPSNGQKVYLTWPFSHCSKGCPGTLIENGKCNQECNNIACDWDGGDCKARKHRSVRSAGNGEGITTIGGELPQDSTAQAASQKQTPEQTFFILNEDKRRSEVEVSSAAASLVRGKVQEFVPSVEGFLFWEKTKYLQEEDERLQRVLMYETNGAAIGRKLQNSFTESLRYVDRLYNRKFGIMSRKAISHTPHMIDKFVMQELQDMFPKEFEKTSSHHLRHSDDMQFAFSYFYFLMSVKQQANISEVFDTADKDQSGVLSDSEIEALAMRIHKKPLKPTDLKSLDNELITCSKTLPNKVTQNHRVKHSQEVYIDQNMPQITKDLLLNCKTVTGRIRQAFTDKKKYKYQIMGEQEIHFRLITNNMKVHLHE encoded by the exons ATGAGAGTCATCAATGTGCTCATGCTTCAGAGGCAGACTTGCACCAGTCTGTCCCTGCGATATAGATTTCTAGTCAACTGCGGGGCCCTGATCCTTTTCATGGTGTTTGTCCACCAGATAGGGGAG AAAGTTGAAACGTGGAGTCGGAACCAGTCTCGCCACTTTCATGAGGTGTTTGAGCCGCATAGTCACATTCAGAACTGTACATCATTCCACAGCAG AGAGTGCACACCCATGCCAATCGATCTGGTGTACACGTGGGTGAATGGCACAGACGCGACCCTGTTGAGCAACCTGGCAGTGGCCAAAGAGAAACTGGCGGAAGAATATCGAGCTCTGAG AGAGAAGCCAAAATGCCCGCTGTCTCAATGCATTTCGGCACCCATGCTGGTGCTTGATCCTGCCCTGCCAGCCGGTATCACCGTTCATGAGCTGCCCTTGCTGTGGCCCTCCCTTTCAAATGCAAAGGCGCTGCTGCAACTCAACAAACCACTCCAGCCCTCCAACGCTGTCTCGGTGATCATCTTCCATTCACAGGCTGACG CTGATAAGATTTCGACAGGTACGCTCAATGAAGACAAGAAATTCTTCATCTCCAACTGTTACCTG aCCACAGAGAAAGAGGCTCCGGGTGTAATACCAATGAAGACCCTGGCCTTTATGAGTGGATTCCCGGGGTCCTTCAAGGTGTCAGAAGAGCTGCGAGCCAAATTGCCCACGGCCATCATGGACAAGATCACTGCG TTTGAGTTGTACCCCGAAGCCAACATCGCTCTGCTGTACCTCAAAAGTCCACAGGATTTTACTAATCTCCTCCAGGAGGCTAAAAATAATCTGACAGTGGATGGGAAGGAGTTGGCCATCAGCCCTGTGTACTTGTTCTGGAACATGAGTGCCATCATGAAG TTTTCACAGATGCCATCTGTCCCAATAAAAGAAGGGCCAAGAGATATTCTCACAACCAATCGCTTTGAAGACAATGGTGCACTCTGCCATTCACTGCGCTCCGTGGAGAAATACGCCCCGTGGGTGCGACATATTTTCATCGTCACAAATGGGCAGATTCCTTTCTGGCTGAACATGGAGAATCCCCGAATTTCAGTTGTCACACATCAG GAAATCTTCTTGAACCACGACCACCTCCCCACCTTCAGCTCCCCTGCTATAGAGAGCAACCTCCACCGCATCCCAGGAATCTCTCAGAAGTTCATTTACCTCAACGATGACGTGATGTTTGGCAAAGACGTCTGGGTAGACGACTTCTACACCCCATCGAATGGGCAGAAA GTCTACCTTACCTGGCCTTTCTCCCATTGTTCCAAGGGCTGCCCAGGAACCTTAATAGAGAATGGGAAGTGTAATCAAGAATGCAACAACATTGCCTGTGACTGGGACGGAGGAGACTGCAAGG CAAGGAAACACAGGTCTGTACGCAGTGCTGGCAATGGGGAGGGCATTACAACGATTGGTGGTGAGCTTCCTCAAGATAGCACGGCCCAGGCAGCCTCCCAAAAACAAACACCAGAACAAACGTTTTTTATCTTGAATGAGGACAAGAGACGTTCTGAAGTGGAAGTGTCCAGTGCTGCTGCATCTCTAGTGAGGGGGAAGGTCCAGGAGTTTGTCCCTTCTGTTGAAGGCTTTCTGTTCTGGGAGAAGACCAAGTACCTCCAGGAG GAAGATGAACGTCTACAGAGAGTGCTAATGTATGAGACCAATGGTGCAGCCATTGGCCGAAAGCTGCAGAACAGTTTTACGGAATCGCTACGATATGTTGACAGGCTGTACAACCGCAAGTTTGGCATCATGTCCCGAAAAGCTATCTCACATACGCCCCACATGATTGACAAGTTTGTCATGCAGGAGCTGCAGGACAT GTTCCCAAAAGAATTTGAGAAGACCTCCAGCCACCATTTGCGCCACTCAGATGACATGCAGTTTGCCTTTTCCTACTTTTACTTCCTGATGAGCGTCAAGCAGCAGGCTAACATTTCAGAGGTGTTTGACACAGCGGACAAAGACCAGTCTGGTGTTCTGTCGGATAGTGAGATTGAAGCCCTCGCCATGAGAATCCACAAAAAACCGCTCAAGCCTACG GACTTGAAAAGTTTGGATAATGAATTGATCACCTGCTCTAAAACGCTTCCAAATAAAGTCACGCAGAACCACCGAGTGAAACACAGTCAAGAGGTCTACATTGACCAAAACATG CCTCAGATCACAAAAGATCTCCTCCTGAACTGCAAGACTGTCACAGGTCGCATTCGTCAAGCCTTCACAGACAAGAAGAAGTACAA ATATCAGATAATGGGGGAGCAGGAGATACATTTCAGGTTAATTACCAACAACATG AAAGTTCATCTGCATGAATGA
- the LOC129168166 gene encoding N-acetylglucosamine-1-phosphotransferase subunits alpha/beta-like isoform X1 yields the protein MRVINVLMLQRQTCTSLSLRYRFLVNCGALILFMVFVHQIGEKVETWSRNQSRHFHEVFEPHSHIQNCTSFHSRECTPMPIDLVYTWVNGTDATLLSNLAVAKEKLAEEYRALREKPKCPLSQCISAPMLVLDPALPAGITVHELPLLWPSLSNAKALLQLNKPLQPSNAVSVIIFHSQADADKISTGTLNEDKKFFISNCYLTTEKEAPGVIPMKTLAFMSGFPGSFKVSEELRAKLPTAIMDKITAFELYPEANIALLYLKSPQDFTNLLQEAKNNLTVDGKELAISPVYLFWNMSAIMKFSQMPSVPIKEGPRDILTTNRFEDNGALCHSLRSVEKYAPWVRHIFIVTNGQIPFWLNMENPRISVVTHQEIFLNHDHLPTFSSPAIESNLHRIPGISQKFIYLNDDVMFGKDVWVDDFYTPSNGQKVYLTWPFSHCSKGCPGTLIENGKCNQECNNIACDWDGGDCKARKHRSVRSAGNGEGITTIGGELPQDSTAQAASQKQTPEQTFFILNEDKRRSEVEVSSAAASLVRGKVQEFVPSVEGFLFWEKTKYLQEEDERLQRVLMYETNGAAIGRKLQNSFTESLRYVDRLYNRKFGIMSRKAISHTPHMIDKFVMQELQDMFPKEFEKTSSHHLRHSDDMQFAFSYFYFLMSVKQQANISEVFDTADKDQSGVLSDSEIEALAMRIHKKPLKPTDLKSLDNELITCSKTLPNKVTQNHRVKHSQEVYIDQNMPQITKDLLLNCKTVTGRIRQAFTDKKKYKYQIMGEQEIHFRLITNNMVSALRHFKEVRAQPKKFICMNDDIDHSKSNAKEVKIKLAEFYEAMFPQPSQFELPKDKTNRFLHMDELQKWQAYQDKLRFYRYCAIGLLIIFMLKFISKR from the exons ATGAGAGTCATCAATGTGCTCATGCTTCAGAGGCAGACTTGCACCAGTCTGTCCCTGCGATATAGATTTCTAGTCAACTGCGGGGCCCTGATCCTTTTCATGGTGTTTGTCCACCAGATAGGGGAG AAAGTTGAAACGTGGAGTCGGAACCAGTCTCGCCACTTTCATGAGGTGTTTGAGCCGCATAGTCACATTCAGAACTGTACATCATTCCACAGCAG AGAGTGCACACCCATGCCAATCGATCTGGTGTACACGTGGGTGAATGGCACAGACGCGACCCTGTTGAGCAACCTGGCAGTGGCCAAAGAGAAACTGGCGGAAGAATATCGAGCTCTGAG AGAGAAGCCAAAATGCCCGCTGTCTCAATGCATTTCGGCACCCATGCTGGTGCTTGATCCTGCCCTGCCAGCCGGTATCACCGTTCATGAGCTGCCCTTGCTGTGGCCCTCCCTTTCAAATGCAAAGGCGCTGCTGCAACTCAACAAACCACTCCAGCCCTCCAACGCTGTCTCGGTGATCATCTTCCATTCACAGGCTGACG CTGATAAGATTTCGACAGGTACGCTCAATGAAGACAAGAAATTCTTCATCTCCAACTGTTACCTG aCCACAGAGAAAGAGGCTCCGGGTGTAATACCAATGAAGACCCTGGCCTTTATGAGTGGATTCCCGGGGTCCTTCAAGGTGTCAGAAGAGCTGCGAGCCAAATTGCCCACGGCCATCATGGACAAGATCACTGCG TTTGAGTTGTACCCCGAAGCCAACATCGCTCTGCTGTACCTCAAAAGTCCACAGGATTTTACTAATCTCCTCCAGGAGGCTAAAAATAATCTGACAGTGGATGGGAAGGAGTTGGCCATCAGCCCTGTGTACTTGTTCTGGAACATGAGTGCCATCATGAAG TTTTCACAGATGCCATCTGTCCCAATAAAAGAAGGGCCAAGAGATATTCTCACAACCAATCGCTTTGAAGACAATGGTGCACTCTGCCATTCACTGCGCTCCGTGGAGAAATACGCCCCGTGGGTGCGACATATTTTCATCGTCACAAATGGGCAGATTCCTTTCTGGCTGAACATGGAGAATCCCCGAATTTCAGTTGTCACACATCAG GAAATCTTCTTGAACCACGACCACCTCCCCACCTTCAGCTCCCCTGCTATAGAGAGCAACCTCCACCGCATCCCAGGAATCTCTCAGAAGTTCATTTACCTCAACGATGACGTGATGTTTGGCAAAGACGTCTGGGTAGACGACTTCTACACCCCATCGAATGGGCAGAAA GTCTACCTTACCTGGCCTTTCTCCCATTGTTCCAAGGGCTGCCCAGGAACCTTAATAGAGAATGGGAAGTGTAATCAAGAATGCAACAACATTGCCTGTGACTGGGACGGAGGAGACTGCAAGG CAAGGAAACACAGGTCTGTACGCAGTGCTGGCAATGGGGAGGGCATTACAACGATTGGTGGTGAGCTTCCTCAAGATAGCACGGCCCAGGCAGCCTCCCAAAAACAAACACCAGAACAAACGTTTTTTATCTTGAATGAGGACAAGAGACGTTCTGAAGTGGAAGTGTCCAGTGCTGCTGCATCTCTAGTGAGGGGGAAGGTCCAGGAGTTTGTCCCTTCTGTTGAAGGCTTTCTGTTCTGGGAGAAGACCAAGTACCTCCAGGAG GAAGATGAACGTCTACAGAGAGTGCTAATGTATGAGACCAATGGTGCAGCCATTGGCCGAAAGCTGCAGAACAGTTTTACGGAATCGCTACGATATGTTGACAGGCTGTACAACCGCAAGTTTGGCATCATGTCCCGAAAAGCTATCTCACATACGCCCCACATGATTGACAAGTTTGTCATGCAGGAGCTGCAGGACAT GTTCCCAAAAGAATTTGAGAAGACCTCCAGCCACCATTTGCGCCACTCAGATGACATGCAGTTTGCCTTTTCCTACTTTTACTTCCTGATGAGCGTCAAGCAGCAGGCTAACATTTCAGAGGTGTTTGACACAGCGGACAAAGACCAGTCTGGTGTTCTGTCGGATAGTGAGATTGAAGCCCTCGCCATGAGAATCCACAAAAAACCGCTCAAGCCTACG GACTTGAAAAGTTTGGATAATGAATTGATCACCTGCTCTAAAACGCTTCCAAATAAAGTCACGCAGAACCACCGAGTGAAACACAGTCAAGAGGTCTACATTGACCAAAACATG CCTCAGATCACAAAAGATCTCCTCCTGAACTGCAAGACTGTCACAGGTCGCATTCGTCAAGCCTTCACAGACAAGAAGAAGTACAA ATATCAGATAATGGGGGAGCAGGAGATACATTTCAGGTTAATTACCAACAACATGGTGAGCGCTCTTCGTCACTTTAAAGAGGTTCGGGCCCAACCAAA AAAGTTCATCTGCATGAATGATGACATTGATCACAGCAAAAGCAATGCCAAGGAAGTGAAAATTAAGCTGGCAGAATTCTACGAAGCCATGTTCCCACAGCCATCCCAGTTTGAACTGCCCAAAGACAAGACCAACAGGTTCCTGCACATGGATGAGCTCCAGAAATG GCAAGCTTACCAGGACAAGCTGAGGTTCTACAGATACTGTGCAATTGGGCTCCTCATCATCTTCATGCTCAAGTTCATCTCAAAAAG ATGA
- the LOC129168166 gene encoding N-acetylglucosamine-1-phosphotransferase subunits alpha/beta-like isoform X2 has translation MPIDLVYTWVNGTDATLLSNLAVAKEKLAEEYRALREKPKCPLSQCISAPMLVLDPALPAGITVHELPLLWPSLSNAKALLQLNKPLQPSNAVSVIIFHSQADADKISTGTLNEDKKFFISNCYLTTEKEAPGVIPMKTLAFMSGFPGSFKVSEELRAKLPTAIMDKITAFELYPEANIALLYLKSPQDFTNLLQEAKNNLTVDGKELAISPVYLFWNMSAIMKFSQMPSVPIKEGPRDILTTNRFEDNGALCHSLRSVEKYAPWVRHIFIVTNGQIPFWLNMENPRISVVTHQEIFLNHDHLPTFSSPAIESNLHRIPGISQKFIYLNDDVMFGKDVWVDDFYTPSNGQKVYLTWPFSHCSKGCPGTLIENGKCNQECNNIACDWDGGDCKARKHRSVRSAGNGEGITTIGGELPQDSTAQAASQKQTPEQTFFILNEDKRRSEVEVSSAAASLVRGKVQEFVPSVEGFLFWEKTKYLQEEDERLQRVLMYETNGAAIGRKLQNSFTESLRYVDRLYNRKFGIMSRKAISHTPHMIDKFVMQELQDMFPKEFEKTSSHHLRHSDDMQFAFSYFYFLMSVKQQANISEVFDTADKDQSGVLSDSEIEALAMRIHKKPLKPTDLKSLDNELITCSKTLPNKVTQNHRVKHSQEVYIDQNMPQITKDLLLNCKTVTGRIRQAFTDKKKYKYQIMGEQEIHFRLITNNMVSALRHFKEVRAQPKKFICMNDDIDHSKSNAKEVKIKLAEFYEAMFPQPSQFELPKDKTNRFLHMDELQKWQAYQDKLRFYRYCAIGLLIIFMLKFISKR, from the exons ATGCCAATCGATCTGGTGTACACGTGGGTGAATGGCACAGACGCGACCCTGTTGAGCAACCTGGCAGTGGCCAAAGAGAAACTGGCGGAAGAATATCGAGCTCTGAG AGAGAAGCCAAAATGCCCGCTGTCTCAATGCATTTCGGCACCCATGCTGGTGCTTGATCCTGCCCTGCCAGCCGGTATCACCGTTCATGAGCTGCCCTTGCTGTGGCCCTCCCTTTCAAATGCAAAGGCGCTGCTGCAACTCAACAAACCACTCCAGCCCTCCAACGCTGTCTCGGTGATCATCTTCCATTCACAGGCTGACG CTGATAAGATTTCGACAGGTACGCTCAATGAAGACAAGAAATTCTTCATCTCCAACTGTTACCTG aCCACAGAGAAAGAGGCTCCGGGTGTAATACCAATGAAGACCCTGGCCTTTATGAGTGGATTCCCGGGGTCCTTCAAGGTGTCAGAAGAGCTGCGAGCCAAATTGCCCACGGCCATCATGGACAAGATCACTGCG TTTGAGTTGTACCCCGAAGCCAACATCGCTCTGCTGTACCTCAAAAGTCCACAGGATTTTACTAATCTCCTCCAGGAGGCTAAAAATAATCTGACAGTGGATGGGAAGGAGTTGGCCATCAGCCCTGTGTACTTGTTCTGGAACATGAGTGCCATCATGAAG TTTTCACAGATGCCATCTGTCCCAATAAAAGAAGGGCCAAGAGATATTCTCACAACCAATCGCTTTGAAGACAATGGTGCACTCTGCCATTCACTGCGCTCCGTGGAGAAATACGCCCCGTGGGTGCGACATATTTTCATCGTCACAAATGGGCAGATTCCTTTCTGGCTGAACATGGAGAATCCCCGAATTTCAGTTGTCACACATCAG GAAATCTTCTTGAACCACGACCACCTCCCCACCTTCAGCTCCCCTGCTATAGAGAGCAACCTCCACCGCATCCCAGGAATCTCTCAGAAGTTCATTTACCTCAACGATGACGTGATGTTTGGCAAAGACGTCTGGGTAGACGACTTCTACACCCCATCGAATGGGCAGAAA GTCTACCTTACCTGGCCTTTCTCCCATTGTTCCAAGGGCTGCCCAGGAACCTTAATAGAGAATGGGAAGTGTAATCAAGAATGCAACAACATTGCCTGTGACTGGGACGGAGGAGACTGCAAGG CAAGGAAACACAGGTCTGTACGCAGTGCTGGCAATGGGGAGGGCATTACAACGATTGGTGGTGAGCTTCCTCAAGATAGCACGGCCCAGGCAGCCTCCCAAAAACAAACACCAGAACAAACGTTTTTTATCTTGAATGAGGACAAGAGACGTTCTGAAGTGGAAGTGTCCAGTGCTGCTGCATCTCTAGTGAGGGGGAAGGTCCAGGAGTTTGTCCCTTCTGTTGAAGGCTTTCTGTTCTGGGAGAAGACCAAGTACCTCCAGGAG GAAGATGAACGTCTACAGAGAGTGCTAATGTATGAGACCAATGGTGCAGCCATTGGCCGAAAGCTGCAGAACAGTTTTACGGAATCGCTACGATATGTTGACAGGCTGTACAACCGCAAGTTTGGCATCATGTCCCGAAAAGCTATCTCACATACGCCCCACATGATTGACAAGTTTGTCATGCAGGAGCTGCAGGACAT GTTCCCAAAAGAATTTGAGAAGACCTCCAGCCACCATTTGCGCCACTCAGATGACATGCAGTTTGCCTTTTCCTACTTTTACTTCCTGATGAGCGTCAAGCAGCAGGCTAACATTTCAGAGGTGTTTGACACAGCGGACAAAGACCAGTCTGGTGTTCTGTCGGATAGTGAGATTGAAGCCCTCGCCATGAGAATCCACAAAAAACCGCTCAAGCCTACG GACTTGAAAAGTTTGGATAATGAATTGATCACCTGCTCTAAAACGCTTCCAAATAAAGTCACGCAGAACCACCGAGTGAAACACAGTCAAGAGGTCTACATTGACCAAAACATG CCTCAGATCACAAAAGATCTCCTCCTGAACTGCAAGACTGTCACAGGTCGCATTCGTCAAGCCTTCACAGACAAGAAGAAGTACAA ATATCAGATAATGGGGGAGCAGGAGATACATTTCAGGTTAATTACCAACAACATGGTGAGCGCTCTTCGTCACTTTAAAGAGGTTCGGGCCCAACCAAA AAAGTTCATCTGCATGAATGATGACATTGATCACAGCAAAAGCAATGCCAAGGAAGTGAAAATTAAGCTGGCAGAATTCTACGAAGCCATGTTCCCACAGCCATCCCAGTTTGAACTGCCCAAAGACAAGACCAACAGGTTCCTGCACATGGATGAGCTCCAGAAATG GCAAGCTTACCAGGACAAGCTGAGGTTCTACAGATACTGTGCAATTGGGCTCCTCATCATCTTCATGCTCAAGTTCATCTCAAAAAG ATGA
- the LOC129195059 gene encoding uncharacterized protein LOC129195059, which translates to MYVSWCSGTGRTRAPQAHTPKPSKPSKGDQGHMTDRPRTAQARASRGPQDTPQALAGLPGRPVRSTRPPPEAIPPEPPTEEPHRRQCPQRHPQTTKYHRPATRPKADRTATRTAGTTPTRYTHNHHHSDHNRTGPHVERSTATPTRHASQKHQGGTEKQAPHDRTHERSDPPPDSEAQAPARPAPCHAANQPSLHPPPIHQHTKADTPEAAKQPLARKRRLARHQQVLGTARQTPARPTP; encoded by the coding sequence atgtatgtgagcTGGTGCAGCGGAACAGGAAGGACGAGGGCACCACAAGCCCACACCCCAAAGCCGTCCAAACCGAGCaagggggaccaaggacacatgaccgacagaCCACGCACAGCACAGGCTCGGGCAAGCCGcgggccgcaggacacaccacaggccctagcCGGTCTGCCAGGACGCCCAGTTCGGTCCACCCGAccccccccagaggcgatacccccagaaCCTCCAACAgaggagccccaccggaggcagtgtccacagcgccacccccaaaccacCAAATACCacagaccagccacacgcccaaAGGCAGACCGAACCGCCACCAGAACAGCAGGAACCACGCCCACGCGGTATACACACAACCACCACCACAGCGACCACAATAGAACCGGGCCCCAcgtagagcggagcacggccacacccacgaggCACGCAAGCCAGAAGCAccaaggagggacagagaagcaagcaccacaCGACAGGACCCATGAGAGGAGCGATCCCCCGCCGGACTCCGAAGCACAAGCCCCCGCCCGCCCTGCCCCCTGCCACGCCGCAAACCAGCCATCACtgcaccccccgcccatccaccaacacacCAAGGCAGATACCCCGGAGGCAGCCAAACAACCGCTAGCCAGGAAACGGAGACTAGCCAGACACCAACAAGTACTGGGGACCGCCCGCCAGACCCCCGCCAGACCCACCCCCTAA